The Candidatus Thermoplasmatota archaeon sequence GCCATCCTGGACACGAGGTTCGATTTCGTACAGCTCCAGGTGAATCCTCTGTTCACGCACGGCAGATACAAGAAACTGAAGAGGGGCATCCCTCAGACCAGATGGCCGTGCAGGGAATGCCTCGGAAAGGGTTGCGAGAGATGCAACAACACTGGCAAGATGTACGAGACGAGTGTGGAAGAGATCGTGGCAGCCCCCTTCATCGAACGGACCGGGGGAATCGGGGTCTCCTTTCACGGGATGGGGCGGGAGGACGTGGACGCCTTGATGCTCGGCGACGGACGGCCCTTCGTCCTGGAGGTGAAGGAGCCGAAGCGCAGGACCGTCGATTTCAGGGCGATCGAGGAAGAGGTCAATGCGTCAGGGATGGTCAGCGTGGACGGGCTCAGACCCTCCGACCGGAGGGAGATGGTGCAGATGAAGGAAGCCAGGCTCGACAAGACCTACAGCCTGAGGGTAACGTTCCAGGAGCCTGTGGAGAAAGAAAACCTTAATGAAGTAGTTAGGTCATTCAAGGGGACGGAAGTCGCTCAGAGAACACCCACCAGAGTGCTTCACAGAAGGGCAGACCTCCTCAGGCGGAGGAAGATCCTGGAAATGGACGTGACACTGCTCGGTTCGAAGACCGCGGAGATCGTCCTGACCGCCGAGGCGGGAACCTATGTGAAGGAGCTCGTCAGCGGGGACGGGGGTCGCACGACACCGAGTCTCAGCGGACTGCTCGGAGTGCCTGCCGCGGTGGATGAGCTCGACGTGATTCGAATACATGAAAGTGAGTGAAATGGGAAGAACCTCGAGAGGCCCGAGAAGAAGGACGCGAAAGAAGCTCCAGAAGAGAGCAAGGGAGAGGGGACTCTCTCCAATAACGAGGCGCTTCGTGGAGTACGCGGAGGGGGACCTCGCGGACATCGTGATAGATCCGAGCGTCCAGAGGGGGCAGCCTCACCCACGATTCCATGGACTCACTGGAAGGATTTTGGCCAGAAGGGGAAGGGCGTACCTGGTGAGAGTGAAAACTGGGAACATGTTCAAGCAGGTCATCGTACGTCCTGAGCACTTACGTAAGTCTAGATAGGGGCGGTTGAACGTGGACGAGAAACTTTTGTCCCTTGGGGAAGTGAAGAAACTACTCGAAAAGGAAGCGAAGGTGAGGGAGCTCGCACCGGAACAGTTGCTGGCTCTTCAGCACACCGAGGCGTTCGCCAGACTGAGTCCCGCAAAGGCGAAGAAGCTCGTGAAGGAGCTGACCAAGCTGGAGCACGTGAGCGAGTTTCATGCCTACAAGATCGCAGATCTGCTTCCCACTCATCCGGATGATGTCAGGGCCGTGTTCGCGAAGGAACGGTTCACGCTCGGCAAGGAAGAGATCGAGAAGGTAATCAAGATCGTGGAGAACTACCTTTAGGGGGAGGGGCTTGGAGGACCACGCGCACATATTAGATTACCTTCCTCACGGACGACACGAGGGGTCGCGGTACAAGAGGGAGCCCGTCGCGTACGCCCTTGGCGAGGACGAGTTCAAGCTCTTCGAGCTTACGCCCAAGGAGAACGTACCGCTCACCGTTGGCGACAGGGTCTACATCGGGAAGGACATCGACAAGAGGGAACAGATACTCCACGTGAAGAGGAGGGTCAGCTACGACGAGCTCACGAACGCGGCGCAGAGCGAGCTGCCTTTCGTCATCGAGATTGTGGTCAAGATGAAGGAGGAGAAGTTCATCCAGTTCTACAATCACGCTCAGGCGATAACCACGAGATTCCACATGCTCGAGCTGCTGCCGGGACTCGGGAAGAAGACGATGTGGGCTGTCATCGAGGAGAGGAGGAAAGGGCTCTTCAAGAACTTCGACGAGGTCGCCAAAAGAGTCGCCAACATCCACAGTCCCGAGAAGCTGATAGTCAAGCGGATTGAGCAGGAGCTGTCCGACCCCGAGCAAAAGTATCATCTATTCGTCGCGAAATAATACTCGGCGGTGTTCAAGAAGGAGACGGGATTCGAGCTCGCCGCCCCTTGCGGCCTTTACTGCGGGAATTGCGAGATATTCAGGGCATTCCGGGACGACGATTTTGAGGCTTTGGCGGGATACGCGAAGGAGATGAACAGCCCGATCGACAGGGTCAAGTGCGAGGGTTGCAGAAGCGACTTCACGATGTTCTGGTGCCCCGAGTGCGAGGTCAGGCGGTGCAATGAGGAGAAGAGCGTGTCCTTCTGCTTCGAGTGTGAGGACTTCCCATGTGTGCGTCTGATCGAGTTCGAAGACCAGGCCCCCCACCATTCGCTGTGCATCGAGAACCTGGAGAGGATGACCGAGGTTGGCATAAGCGCGTGGCTTGAGGAGCAGGATGAGTTGTGGAGGTGCTCTCGTTGCAGGACCAAGGTGACCTACTACACGGAGAAGTGCCCTAACTGCTCGAACGAGATTGCGGAGGAGCGGTCCCGGCCCTTGACGGATCGCTCATGTTGACTTGAGAACGCAGTTTCACACACCTCCTCCGCCAATGTTTATGAGGTCGCTGAGGATATGGAAATCGGAGATGCTCCCTGATTCAGATCTTGTCTTCCAGGATTCGAAGAGCGTCAGGAAGAGCTCGCTCTGCATACTGTGCAAGGGTTCGAGGAAACTGTGCGGGAAGAGCAGATGCCCCCTTCTGGTGAAGTACTACCACCGATCGAAGGTCATGCCCTTGCTCGACAGGCTCGACCTGGACGGGTCGTCCCCTCCTAGCGTCTTTGTGGGCCGACTGGGCTATCCCAAAGTGTACGTCGGACCGATGGTCCCTCCGGTCCACGGGGACACGGAGATCCTCGACCTTCCGGAGAGGTGGTTGAACAAGAGCATGGATGACATCATCAACTACAGGTTTCAGCTCGTCAGGGGGATGCACAGAACGTCCGTTCACGAGCTCGAGAATCCGGGCAGGATAGTGGACCTCACGAGGGAACTCGCCATGGCCACGTATTCAACGGATGTGGAGGCCGAGTTCACCAAGAAGCCCTCGGGGAGGCTTGTGCTCGACGACTCCAGTCAGCCCATGGGACCCTCGGCACCGCTCAAGGGATTCAACGTCGACAACCTGAGGATCGACAGAAGGATCGACCGGGCCCATAGCGACCACGACCTGCTGGCCAAGGATGCCGTCATAGAGCTGCATCAGCAGGGGATCCCGGTGACGAAGATACAGAGAGCCTTCAGCGTTGGGGCCTTCGGTGTGAGGAAAAGGAGGAAGATGGTCCCGACGAGATGGAGCATCACGG is a genomic window containing:
- a CDS encoding tRNA pseudouridine(54/55) synthase Pus10; its protein translation is MDDITKELITAADSSDFRSYPKEEALCDSCLGRLFGRVGTGFTNAERGKAIRESLDVQREGPCSLCSGLMDEIPKFARLVESALSEFEFDTFLIGSRTDQDIVEKEETLWSDFRLERAEPIKAEINRETGKIVEASTGKDVDFERPNIMAILDTRFDFVQLQVNPLFTHGRYKKLKRGIPQTRWPCRECLGKGCERCNNTGKMYETSVEEIVAAPFIERTGGIGVSFHGMGREDVDALMLGDGRPFVLEVKEPKRRTVDFRAIEEEVNASGMVSVDGLRPSDRREMVQMKEARLDKTYSLRVTFQEPVEKENLNEVVRSFKGTEVAQRTPTRVLHRRADLLRRRKILEMDVTLLGSKTAEIVLTAEAGTYVKELVSGDGGRTTPSLSGLLGVPAAVDELDVIRIHESE
- a CDS encoding 50S ribosomal protein L21e codes for the protein MGRTSRGPRRRTRKKLQKRARERGLSPITRRFVEYAEGDLADIVIDPSVQRGQPHPRFHGLTGRILARRGRAYLVRVKTGNMFKQVIVRPEHLRKSR
- a CDS encoding RNA polymerase Rpb4 family protein; its protein translation is MDEKLLSLGEVKKLLEKEAKVRELAPEQLLALQHTEAFARLSPAKAKKLVKELTKLEHVSEFHAYKIADLLPTHPDDVRAVFAKERFTLGKEEIEKVIKIVENYL
- a CDS encoding DUF655 domain-containing protein, whose protein sequence is MEDHAHILDYLPHGRHEGSRYKREPVAYALGEDEFKLFELTPKENVPLTVGDRVYIGKDIDKREQILHVKRRVSYDELTNAAQSELPFVIEIVVKMKEEKFIQFYNHAQAITTRFHMLELLPGLGKKTMWAVIEERRKGLFKNFDEVAKRVANIHSPEKLIVKRIEQELSDPEQKYHLFVAK
- a CDS encoding DUF3795 domain-containing protein; this encodes MFKKETGFELAAPCGLYCGNCEIFRAFRDDDFEALAGYAKEMNSPIDRVKCEGCRSDFTMFWCPECEVRRCNEEKSVSFCFECEDFPCVRLIEFEDQAPHHSLCIENLERMTEVGISAWLEEQDELWRCSRCRTKVTYYTEKCPNCSNEIAEERSRPLTDRSC
- a CDS encoding Nre family DNA repair protein, which translates into the protein MLPDSDLVFQDSKSVRKSSLCILCKGSRKLCGKSRCPLLVKYYHRSKVMPLLDRLDLDGSSPPSVFVGRLGYPKVYVGPMVPPVHGDTEILDLPERWLNKSMDDIINYRFQLVRGMHRTSVHELENPGRIVDLTRELAMATYSTDVEAEFTKKPSGRLVLDDSSQPMGPSAPLKGFNVDNLRIDRRIDRAHSDHDLLAKDAVIELHQQGIPVTKIQRAFSVGAFGVRKRRKMVPTRWSITAVDDITGKELREVVKTFGTIDDYRIYWSSRLDNRWAVLMMPTNWRYELIEAWYPETVWNPAKNSRILLINDWEGYEGRTTYADIGGCYYAARLAVCESLVAERRQASTVILREAHPGYILPVGVWNVRENVRNALRQTYESFDSLRSALFYISKRMAIPVKRWIRNSHLLKDRLYQRRLEDFAAG